In Zunongwangia profunda SM-A87, the following proteins share a genomic window:
- a CDS encoding glycoside hydrolase family 16 protein, which produces MKKRLAVLALVLLTLQSCKGQEKELIWEENFDGNSLNMDYWSYENGDGCPDICGWGNNERQLYRPENLEIKDGLAVITAEKNGDSYFSSRINTKDKFEFQYGIIETRAKVPGGHGIWPAIWMLGDNIGEVGWPASGEIDIMEYVGRMKDTLHTTLHTPATHGDHASTTVTKIDNVEDDFHIYKVEWSKQEIVYYIDGEKVYTFSPEIKDDEHYPFRHKFYFLLNMAIGGNFGGPDVDDSIFPAKFYIDYIKVYQ; this is translated from the coding sequence ATGAAGAAAAGATTAGCGGTTTTAGCCCTTGTGTTATTGACCTTGCAGAGCTGTAAAGGACAAGAAAAAGAATTGATCTGGGAAGAAAATTTTGATGGAAATAGCTTAAATATGGATTATTGGAGCTATGAAAATGGTGACGGCTGCCCTGATATTTGTGGTTGGGGAAATAACGAGCGACAGCTTTATCGCCCTGAAAATCTTGAAATAAAAGATGGCTTGGCGGTTATTACCGCTGAAAAAAATGGCGATTCCTATTTTAGCTCTCGCATAAATACTAAAGATAAATTCGAGTTTCAGTATGGTATTATAGAAACCCGCGCTAAAGTTCCCGGGGGACACGGGATTTGGCCGGCAATCTGGATGTTAGGAGATAATATTGGAGAGGTAGGTTGGCCCGCTTCCGGAGAAATCGACATAATGGAATATGTTGGACGAATGAAAGATACCTTGCATACGACCTTGCATACCCCCGCAACTCATGGGGATCATGCCAGTACTACAGTGACGAAAATCGATAATGTAGAAGACGATTTTCATATATATAAGGTAGAATGGTCTAAACAAGAAATAGTTTATTATATCGATGGAGAAAAGGTATATACTTTTTCGCCAGAAATAAAAGATGATGAGCATTATCCTTTTCGCCATAAATTCTATTTTTTGCTAAATATGGCTATTGGAGGTAACTTTGGAGGACCTGATGTAGACGATAGTATTTTTCCTGCAAAATTCTATATTGATTATATCAAAGTCTATCAATAG
- the bglX gene encoding beta-glucosidase BglX → MKKRVAIIGVVLSLGFLAFSTYEKPGFKKSDQDPRDIEQKIDSVLALMTLDEKIGQMVQYNGSWDVTGPATGTDNEKKLENLKNGLVGSMLNVTSVEHTRQAQKIVMENSRLKIPLIFGYDVIHGYQTMFPVPLGESASWDLELMEKTARVAGRETAAAGVHWTFAPMMDISRDARWGRIMEGAGEDPYLNSKIAVARIKGFQGNDLSDPKTIAACAKHFAGYGFAEGGRDYNTVNIGIYELNNTILPPFKAAAAAGVATFMNSFNEIDGVPATASTYLQRDLLKGKWHWDGFVVSDWGSITELIPHGVAKDKKAAAELAVKAGSDMDMEGGAYESSLKELVEEGKVAEKLIDDAVKRILRVKFRLGLFDDPYKYCDEAFEKSELYSEANQEVALEAGKKSIVLLKNENDILPIKNSIKNIAVIGPLANDKDSPLGNWRAHAVENSAVSVLEGIRNYTPKGVKITYAEGAKLSTGDRSFLNPMTFNKDDKSGFAEAEKLAKQADLVVLVVGEDAFQTGEGRSQTNIGFAGVQDDLIETVQKANKNVVMVLMNGRPMDLSWSSKNIPAIVESWFLGSQHGNAVAEILFGRYNPSGKLPVSFPQNSGMEPLYYNQKSTGRPEGGAQVTYSHYTDSPREALYPFGFGLSFTEFEYGDIELSADSFSEGEKIEASISVKNTGNMVGEETVQLYLHDLVGSITRPNLELKAFEKISLKPGERKVVNFIIDKEMITYFTINKKWEAEPGDFEVMIGGNSVDLKKANFEFK, encoded by the coding sequence ATGAAAAAAAGAGTAGCAATAATTGGAGTAGTTCTGTCACTGGGTTTCTTGGCATTCTCGACCTATGAAAAGCCAGGGTTTAAGAAAAGTGATCAGGATCCTCGAGATATCGAGCAGAAAATAGATTCGGTTTTAGCTTTAATGACCCTTGATGAGAAAATAGGGCAGATGGTGCAGTACAATGGTAGCTGGGATGTTACCGGTCCCGCGACTGGAACTGATAACGAAAAGAAACTCGAAAATCTTAAAAACGGACTGGTAGGATCGATGCTTAATGTGACCTCTGTAGAACATACTCGCCAGGCACAAAAGATCGTCATGGAAAATAGCCGACTCAAAATTCCGTTGATTTTTGGGTATGATGTAATTCATGGTTATCAAACCATGTTTCCTGTTCCGCTTGGTGAAAGTGCCAGCTGGGATTTAGAACTCATGGAAAAAACGGCAAGAGTTGCCGGTAGGGAAACTGCAGCGGCAGGTGTTCATTGGACATTTGCCCCAATGATGGATATTTCTCGCGATGCACGATGGGGCCGAATTATGGAAGGTGCCGGTGAAGATCCTTATCTAAACTCAAAAATAGCAGTAGCCCGAATTAAAGGCTTTCAGGGAAATGATCTTTCAGATCCTAAAACTATCGCGGCCTGTGCCAAGCACTTTGCCGGTTATGGTTTTGCTGAAGGAGGTAGAGATTATAACACGGTAAATATTGGTATTTATGAATTAAATAATACCATTTTACCACCGTTTAAAGCTGCCGCAGCTGCAGGGGTGGCTACATTTATGAACTCGTTTAACGAGATAGACGGTGTGCCGGCAACTGCAAGTACCTATTTACAACGAGATTTGCTAAAAGGCAAGTGGCATTGGGATGGATTTGTAGTATCAGATTGGGGATCGATAACCGAACTTATTCCGCATGGCGTTGCTAAAGATAAAAAAGCCGCTGCTGAATTAGCAGTAAAAGCCGGTAGCGACATGGATATGGAAGGTGGTGCTTACGAGTCGTCCTTAAAAGAACTGGTGGAAGAAGGTAAAGTTGCTGAAAAATTGATCGACGATGCCGTAAAAAGGATTCTTCGTGTAAAATTCAGATTAGGACTTTTTGATGATCCCTATAAGTATTGCGATGAAGCTTTCGAGAAATCTGAATTATACTCTGAAGCAAATCAGGAAGTGGCTTTGGAAGCCGGTAAAAAATCGATCGTACTTTTAAAGAATGAGAATGATATTTTACCCATTAAAAATTCTATTAAAAACATTGCGGTTATAGGGCCATTGGCAAACGATAAAGATTCGCCTTTAGGAAACTGGAGAGCGCATGCGGTAGAAAATTCTGCAGTTTCAGTCTTAGAAGGAATTAGAAATTATACGCCAAAAGGCGTGAAGATAACTTATGCTGAAGGGGCAAAACTTTCAACCGGAGATCGGTCTTTTTTAAATCCTATGACTTTTAATAAAGATGATAAAAGTGGTTTCGCCGAAGCTGAAAAATTAGCTAAACAGGCAGATTTAGTGGTATTAGTGGTTGGTGAAGATGCTTTTCAAACGGGCGAGGGGCGTAGCCAGACCAATATTGGTTTTGCCGGAGTGCAGGATGATTTGATTGAAACGGTTCAAAAAGCTAACAAAAACGTGGTGATGGTATTGATGAACGGCCGCCCTATGGATTTAAGTTGGAGTTCTAAAAATATTCCAGCCATTGTAGAATCCTGGTTTTTAGGTTCACAGCATGGGAATGCGGTTGCCGAAATTCTTTTTGGAAGGTATAATCCTTCCGGGAAGTTACCAGTATCTTTTCCTCAGAATTCAGGAATGGAACCTTTGTACTACAATCAAAAGAGTACCGGTAGACCAGAGGGTGGGGCGCAGGTGACTTATTCGCATTATACCGATTCTCCTAGAGAAGCATTGTATCCATTTGGATTCGGACTAAGCTTTACCGAATTTGAATATGGGGATATCGAGCTAAGTGCTGATTCCTTTTCAGAAGGCGAAAAAATAGAAGCATCAATTTCAGTAAAAAATACGGGTAATATGGTAGGAGAAGAAACCGTTCAGTTGTATTTACATGATCTGGTGGGAAGCATTACACGACCAAATCTGGAACTAAAAGCCTTTGAGAAAATTTCATTAAAACCAGGCGAACGTAAAGTGGTGAATTTTATAATCGATAAAGAAATGATCACATATTTTACTATTAATAAGAAATGGGAAGCTGAACCTGGGGATTTTGAAGTGATGATTGGTGGTAACTCTGTGGATCTTAAAAAGGCTAATTTTGAATTTAAATAA
- a CDS encoding glycoside hydrolase family 16 protein has protein sequence MKNFKYILGLMIILGSFLQSCQDDDHDFGEVVAPSNLSLEATIVNADADNPYGDGSGQVQFMASADNAINYKFAFGDNTSTNVSNGNVMHSFTSTGVNEYIVTVIATGTGGTSSSMTTSVTVFSEFDDPETKSLLTGDDSKTWYVAAALPSHLALGPIDVKTSDWYNAAPFEKKDECIYDDSMTFSLDENGNILYELDNNGATFFNTNSLNAAGGTNGTGDQCFDYDTSGVKNVSLSAAPTIYPEDETTGTQMMISDGGFLSYYLGTSTYEILEITEDYMQVRTQSGGNAAEAWYLKLTTDPEGGAGGGNNSAEGKELETEFENLVWEEEFDGNALDADSWNIETGNGDNGWGNNEKQYYTADNAVVSDGSLKINAIAESTNGFDYSSARITTMDKQEFKYGRVEVRAKLPGAAGTWPAIWMLGSNFAEVNWPASGEIDIMEHVGNDLGHVLGTLHMPGNSGGDGISKGTEVENVDSEFHTYTLEWTADHILFAVDDIVFHEYKNSADTPFNQPFFLILNVAMGGNLGGDIDPNFSEDTMEVDYVKVYQ, from the coding sequence ATGAAGAATTTTAAATATATACTAGGCCTTATGATCATTCTTGGTAGCTTTTTACAAAGCTGCCAGGATGATGATCACGACTTTGGAGAAGTCGTGGCGCCTTCAAATCTTTCTTTAGAAGCAACTATTGTAAATGCAGATGCCGATAATCCTTATGGAGATGGTAGCGGGCAGGTGCAGTTTATGGCTTCAGCAGATAATGCAATAAATTATAAATTCGCCTTTGGAGATAATACTTCAACAAACGTATCTAACGGTAATGTAATGCACTCGTTTACGTCAACCGGAGTAAATGAGTATATAGTGACTGTAATTGCTACCGGTACGGGTGGTACTTCATCATCAATGACAACAAGCGTAACAGTTTTTAGCGAATTTGATGATCCAGAAACTAAATCGTTGCTTACAGGAGACGATTCTAAAACATGGTATGTTGCAGCAGCTTTGCCATCGCACTTAGCGCTTGGACCAATCGATGTTAAAACATCAGATTGGTATAATGCTGCTCCTTTTGAGAAGAAAGACGAATGTATTTATGATGATAGTATGACCTTTAGTCTTGATGAAAACGGAAATATTTTATACGAACTGGATAATAATGGAGCTACGTTTTTTAATACCAATTCATTAAATGCCGCTGGAGGAACTAATGGAACTGGGGATCAATGTTTCGATTATGATACTTCGGGAGTTAAAAATGTAAGTCTTTCTGCAGCACCAACTATTTATCCGGAAGATGAAACCACTGGAACCCAAATGATGATTTCAGATGGAGGTTTCTTAAGTTATTATTTAGGAACCAGTACGTATGAGATTCTGGAAATTACTGAAGATTATATGCAGGTTAGAACACAATCTGGAGGAAATGCTGCAGAAGCATGGTATTTAAAACTTACTACTGATCCTGAAGGTGGAGCAGGTGGCGGAAATAATTCTGCCGAAGGAAAAGAGCTGGAAACTGAATTCGAAAACCTGGTGTGGGAAGAAGAATTTGATGGGAATGCGCTAGACGCCGATAGCTGGAATATTGAAACCGGTAATGGTGACAATGGCTGGGGAAATAACGAAAAACAGTATTATACAGCAGATAATGCAGTGGTAAGTGATGGTAGCTTAAAGATCAATGCGATTGCTGAAAGTACGAATGGCTTTGATTATTCTTCTGCAAGAATTACTACAATGGATAAGCAGGAATTTAAGTACGGTAGAGTAGAGGTAAGAGCTAAACTTCCAGGTGCAGCAGGTACATGGCCTGCGATTTGGATGCTAGGATCAAATTTTGCCGAGGTAAACTGGCCTGCTTCCGGAGAGATTGATATTATGGAGCATGTAGGTAATGATCTTGGTCATGTGTTAGGAACACTTCATATGCCCGGGAACTCAGGCGGAGACGGAATTTCTAAAGGGACTGAAGTTGAAAATGTAGATTCAGAATTCCATACCTATACTTTGGAATGGACGGCAGATCATATTCTTTTTGCTGTAGATGATATCGTATTTCATGAATATAAAAACAGTGCAGATACACCGTTTAATCAGCCGTTTTTCTTAATTCTAAATGTTGCCATGGGTGGTAACCTAGGAGGAGATATAGACCCTAATTTCAGTGAAGATACCATGGAAGTAGATTATGTGAAAGTTTATCAATAA